The Pseudomonadota bacterium DNA segment CCGCCGGCTGCTGGCGTGGTAAATAGCGCCGCGGTCTACCGGTCGACCCATCATCTCCGCAAGACATAGTGCTTGCGCGGCGAGTTGAAGATCATCATGCACCGCCCGCCGCTTGCGGCCATGCTTGAACTCCACTGGGTAAACCGTCCCGTCGGGATGGAACTCCACCACGTCGGCCTTGCCGATGAGACCCAACTGCTCCGACCAAATCGGCAAGGCCCGCTCAATCCGCACCCCAGCCCGCACCTCGTAACCCGGAGTATCCACCAAATGGTGCACCGCCTGCCCCCGCGCCGTGTGGATGTTCTCCGCGAACGCCTGTTCGAGATGAATCAACCCACACTGGCGCGGACAATAGGCCCAGTGTTGGAGGGCGGAGATGGGGACGGCATCATCCTCCCCCGCCATCGCTACCCGATACGCCGGATCAGGTTGACACCCGCTGGTAAGCTGGCCTCGGCTACGGCAACCTCATAGTCGGTGAAGTTGCGCGGCACCGTCACGCCGCCCCTGATCTGTAGCTTTATACGCTCAAACAACGCGTGGGCCGGAGCGTTGCCCAGTTCTGAGTCATGTTTGAACACATAGAGGCCACGCGTGCTCATCTCCCCACGGGCAGCGGAACGATCGTGTTCGAACATCTGCTCCAGCGCCTGCCACAGCAGTTCCAGATCCTCTTCGGAAAATCCGGTCTGCTTGGCGAGGAAGCTGGAAACGAAACCGTGCGCCAAGTAGAGGCCGTAAGGCACCGTGTGCTTGCGACCCATGGTGCGATTGTCGCCTTCCTGTTTCTCCGCCTCGGCCTCGGTCGCCACCGCCATACGGGTAATGGAATGCTCTTGGGCAACGATGGGATCGATGGAGCGTGCGAAAGTGAGCTGTACTGGACCGCGTACCTGACCGCAATTGACTCCGGTGGACATAACAGCGCCAAAGGTACGCACGTCGAAGAAGTTGCGACACATCCACGCTTTGGCCTCATCAGCGGCCTCGCCTCCTTTGCGTTTCTTATCATCACCAGCCAACAAGTCTTCGCGGCCAATACCGACATAGGCGCGCTTGTGCTGGTTGTTTAAAACCGCTTTCTCCTTTACGTAGATCTCGAACGGCGGCAGCTCTCCCTTTACCAGACCGACAAAGTTGCGCACCTTGCGTTTGAGCGA contains these protein-coding regions:
- the cas4 gene encoding CRISPR-associated protein Cas4; amino-acid sequence: MAGEDDAVPISALQHWAYCPRQCGLIHLEQAFAENIHTARGQAVHHLVDTPGYEVRAGVRIERALPIWSEQLGLIGKADVVEFHPDGTVYPVEFKHGRKRRAVHDDLQLAAQALCLAEMMGRPVDRGAIYHASSRRRREVEVTVDLVRLVGEMAAAIRTMLASGNLPPPVNDSRCRECSLKEICQPEAVAMRGRQQHAAKELFEVDDTEITP
- the cas7c gene encoding type I-C CRISPR-associated protein Cas7/Csd2 — encoded protein: MSLTNRYDFVLLFDVKDGNPNGDPDAGNLPRLDAETGFGLVTDVSLKRKVRNFVGLVKGELPPFEIYVKEKAVLNNQHKRAYVGIGREDLLAGDDKKRKGGEAADEAKAWMCRNFFDVRTFGAVMSTGVNCGQVRGPVQLTFARSIDPIVAQEHSITRMAVATEAEAEKQEGDNRTMGRKHTVPYGLYLAHGFVSSFLAKQTGFSEEDLELLWQALEQMFEHDRSAARGEMSTRGLYVFKHDSELGNAPAHALFERIKLQIRGGVTVPRNFTDYEVAVAEASLPAGVNLIRRIG